A window of Amphiprion ocellaris isolate individual 3 ecotype Okinawa chromosome 12, ASM2253959v1, whole genome shotgun sequence contains these coding sequences:
- the LOC111587233 gene encoding NLR family CARD domain-containing protein 3-like isoform X3: MNQCEDREEGVPPSETTLCGEHESQTKAQRIHQQRPASPEPSCVSMKSNLSMIDPIEFKNGHQSVVERIQQQRPASPEPSCVSMKTDQSMREPIEFKHGHQSVDESVNQQSSEDLRGQSVPQHQTDLDSILMLLEENIISFVKNEMKKIQKVLSPDYPECLESQREEEELEGEDEEQRRSSRESFLKITLHFLRRMNQEELADCLQSRTIILMCRQQLKSNLKKKFQCVFEGIAKAGNPTLLNQIYTELYITEGGTAEVNDEHEVRQIETTSRKPDRAETTIRQEDIFKGSPGRDEPIRTVMTKGVAGIGKTVLTQKFTLDWAEDKTNQDIYFTFPFTFRELNVLKEKKYSLVELVHHFFTETKEAGICNFQHFQVVFIFDGLDECRLPLDFHNNEILTDVTESTSVDVLLTNLIRGKLLPSARLWITTRPAAANQIPPECVDMVTEIRGFTDPQKEEYFRKRFRDEEQTISIISHIKTSRSLHIMCHIPVFCWITATVLEELLKTREGGDLPKTLTEMFIHFLVVQTKVKKVKYDGGSETDPHWSPESRKMIESLGKLAFEQLQKGNLIFYESDLTECGINIREASVYSGVFTQIFKEERGLYQDKVFCFIHLSVQEFLAALHVHQTFINSGVNLMEEQTTYLLSIISGNKPTLKHLYQTAVDQALQSPNGHLDLFLRFLLGLSLQTNQNLLRGLLTQTGSSSQTNQKTAEYIKKKLNENLSTERSINLFHCLNELNDRSLVEEIQQSLRSGRLSTDKLSPAQWSALVFILLSSEEHLDVFDLKKYSASEEALLRMLPVIKASNKAVLSSCNLSERSCEVLSSVLSSQSSSLRDLDLSNNDLQDSGVKLLSAGLKSPHCELESLSLSGCLVTEEGCSTLVSALSFNPSHLRELDLSYNHPGDSGVKLLSAAVEDPHWRLDTVSVDHCGEQRLKPGLRKYFCELELDTNTVNRNLKLSDDNRRVTAVKEKQPYPDHPDRFEYWQLQCRNGLTGRCYWEVEWSGEVHVSVSYRGIRRRGLSDECWFGGNDQSWSLSCSDDGYSIWHNNRETFIPLPISNRVAVYVDCPAGILSFYRVSSDSLIHLHTFNTTFTEPLYPGFWLWSFDSSVSLCSL, encoded by the exons ATGAATCAgtgtgaggacagagaggagggagttCCTCCCTCTGAAACCACTCTGTGTGGGGAACATGAGAGCCAGACCAAAGCTCAGAG GATCCATCAGCAGAGACCAGCATCTCCTGAACCCAGCTGTGTGTCCATGAAGAGTAATCTGTCCATGATTGATCCCATTGAGTTCAAAAATGGACACCAGTCTGTTGTTGAAAG GATTCAACAGCAAAGACCAGCCTCTCCTGAACCCAGCTGTGTGTCCATGAAGACTGACCAGTCTATGCGTGAACCCATTGAATTCAAACATGGACACCAGTCTGTTGATGAAAG CGTTAACCAGCAGAGTTCAGAGGATCTCAGAGGTCAGTCTGTCCCTCAGCATCAAACAGATCTGGACTCCATATTAATG ctgctggaggagaacATTATCAGTTTTGTGAAGAATGAGATGAAGAAGATTCAGAAGGTTTTGAGTCCAGATTACCCAGAATGCTTAGAGagtcagagggaggaggaggagttggagggtgaggatgaagagcagaggaggagcagcagagagtCATTTCTGAAGATCACACTACACTTCCTGAGGAGAATGAATCAGGAGGAGCTGGCTGACTGTCTGCAGAGCA GAACCATTATTCTGATGTGTCGACAACAACTCAAGTCCAACCTGAAGAAAAagttccagtgtgtgtttgaggggATCGCTAAAGCAGGAAACCCAACCCTTCTGAATCAGATCTACACAGAGCTCTACATCACAGAGGGAGGGACTGCAGAGGTCAATGATGAACATGAGGTCAGACAGATTGAAACAACATCCAGGAAAccagacagagcagaaacaaccaTCAGACAAGAAGACATCTTTAAAGGCTCACCTGGAAGAGATGAACCAATCAGAACAGTGATGACAAAGGGAGTGGCTGGCATTGGGAAAACTGTCTTAACACAGAAGTTCACTCTGGACTGGGCTGAAGACAAAACCAACCAGGACATCTACTTCACATTTCCATTTACTTTCAGAgagctgaatgtgctgaaagagaAAAAGTACAGTTTGGTGGAACTTGTTCATCACTTCTTTACTGAAACCAAAGAAGCAGGAATCTGCAACTTTCAACACTTCCAGGTTGTGTTCATCTTTGATGGTCTGGATGAGTGTCGActtcctctggacttccacaacaatgagatcctgactgatgttacagagtccacctcagtggatgtgctgctgacaaacctCATCAGGGGGAAACTGCTTCCTTCTGCTCGCCTCTGGATAACCAcacgacctgcagcagccaatcagatccctccTGAGTGTGTTGACATGGTGACAGAGATCAGAGGGTTCACCGAcccacagaaggaggagtactTCAGGAAGAGATTCAGAGATGAGGAGCAGACCATCAGCATCATCTCCCACATCAAGACATCACGaagcctccacatcatgtgccacatcccagtcttctgctggatcactgctacagttctggaggagctgttgaaaaccagagagggaggagatctgCCCAAGACCCTGACTGAGATGTTCATCCACTTCCTGGTGGTTCAGACCAAAGTGAAGAAGGTCAAGTATGATGGAGGATCTGAGACAGATCCACACTGGAGTCCAGAGAGCAGGAAGATGATTGAGTCTCTGGGAAAACTGGCTTTTGAGCAGCTGCAGAAAGGAAACCTGATCTTCTATGAATCAGACCTGACAGAGTGTGGCATCAATATCAGAGAGGCCTCAGTGTATTCAGGAGTGTTCACACAAATCttcaaagaggagagaggactttaccaggacaaggtgttctgcttcatccatctgagtgttcaggagtttctggctgctcttCATGTCCATCAGACGTTCATCAATTCTGGTGTCAACTTGATGGAAGAACAGACAACATATTTGTTGTCTATCATCAGTGGAAACAAACCTACTCTGAAACACCTCTACCAGACAGCTGTGGACCAGGCCTTGCAGAGTCCAAATGGACACCTGGACTTGTTCCTGCGTTTCCTCCTGGGTCTTTCACTGCAGACCAATCAGAATCTCCTACGAGGCCTGctgacacagacaggaagtagctCACAGACTAATCAGAAAACAGCCGAGTACATCAAGAAGAAGCTTAATGAGAATCTGTCTACAGAGAGAAGCATCAATCTGTTCCactgtctgaatgaactgaatgaTCGTTCTCTAGTGGAGGAGATCCAACAGTCCCTGAGATCAGGACGTCTGTCCACAGATAAACTGTCTCCTGCTCAGTGGTCAGCTCTGGTCTTCATCTTACTGTCATCAGAAGAACATCTGGACGTGTTTGACCTGAAGAAATACTCTGCTTCAGAGGAGGCTCTTCTGAGGATGCTGCCAGTGATCAAAGCCTCTAATAAAGCTGT GCTGAGCAGCTGTAACCtctcagagagaagctgtgaaGTTCTGTCCTCAGTTCTCAGCTCTCAGTCCTCTAGTCTGAGAGATCTGGACCTGAGTAACAAcgacctgcaggattcaggagtgaagctgctttctgctggactgaagaGTCCACACTGTGAACTGGAATCTCTCAG TCTGTCAGGTTGTCTGGTCACAGAAGAAGGTTGTTCTActctggtctcagctctgaGCTTCAATCCCTCCCATCTGAGAGAGTTGGATCTGAGCTACAATCATCCAGGAGACTCAGGAGTGaagctgctttctgctgcagtGGAGGATCCACATTGGAGACTAGACACTGTCAG TGTGGATCATTGTGGAGAGCAGAGATTAAAACCTGGTCTGAGGAAGT atTTCTGTGAACTTGAactggacacaaacacagtaaacagaaaCCTCAAACTGTCCGACGACAACAGGAGGGTGACAGcggtgaaagaaaagcagccatATCCTGATCATCCAGACAGATTTGAATACTGGCAGCTGCAGTGTAGAAATGGTCTGACTGGTCGctgttactgggaggtggagtggAGCGGAGAGGTGCATGTATCAGTGAGTTACAGAGGAATCAGAAGGAGAGGACTCAGTGATGAGTGCTGGTTCGGAGGGAATGATCAGTCCTGGAGTCTGAGCTGCTCTGATGATGGTTACTCTATTTGGCACAATAACAGGGAAACATTCATTCCTCTTCCCATCTCTAACAGAGTAGCAGTGTATGTGGACTGTCCTGCTGGCATTCTGTCCTTCTACAGagtctcctctgactctctgatccACCTCCACACCTTCAACACCACATTCACTGAACCTCTGTATCCTGGATTCTGGTTATGGTCATTTGATTCCTCAGTGTCTCTGTGTTCTCTGTAG
- the LOC111587233 gene encoding NLR family CARD domain-containing protein 3-like isoform X2, producing MNQCEDREEGVPPSETTLCGEHENQTKAQRIHQQRPASPEPSCVSMKSNLSMIDPIEFKNGHQSVVERIQQQRPASPEPSCVSMKTDQSMREPIEFKHGHQSVDESVNQQSSEDLRGQSVPQHQTDLDSILMLLEENIISFVKNEMKKIQKVLSPDYPECLESQREEEELEGEDEEQRRSSRESFLKITLHFLRRMNQEELADCLQSRTIILMCRQQLKSNLKKKFQCVFEGIAKAGNPTLLNQIYTELYITEGGTAEVNDEHEVRQIETTSRKPDRAETTIRQEDIFKGSPGRDEPIRTVMTKGVAGIGKTVLTQKFTLDWAEDKTNQDIYFTFPFTFRELNVLKEKKYSLVELVHHFFTETKEAGICNFQHFQVVFIFDGLDECRLPLDFHNNEILTDVTESTSVDVLLTNLIRGKLLPSARLWITTRPAAANQIPPECVDMVTEIRGFTDPQKEEYFRKRFRDEEQTISIISHIKTSRSLHIMCHIPVFCWITATVLEELLKTREGGDLPKTLTEMFIHFLVVQTKVKKVKYDGGSETDPHWSPESRKMIESLGKLAFEQLQKGNLIFYESDLTECGINIREASVYSGVFTQIFKEERGLYQDKVFCFIHLSVQEFLAALHVHQTFINSGVNLMEEQTTYLLSIISGNKPTLKHLYQTAVDQALQSPNGHLDLFLRFLLGLSLQTNQNLLRGLLTQTGSSSQTNQKTAEYIKKKLNENLSTERSINLFHCLNELNDRSLVEEIQQSLRSGRLSTDKLSPAQWSALVFILLSSEEHLDVFDLKKYSASEEALLRMLPVIKASNKAVLSSCNLSERSCEVLSSVLSSQSSSLRDLDLSNNDLQDSGVKLLSAGLKSPHCELESLSLSGCLVTEEGCSTLVSALSFNPSHLRELDLSYNHPGDSGVKLLSAAVEDPHWRLDTVSVDHCGEQRLKPGLRKYFCELELDTNTVNRNLKLSDDNRRVTAVKEKQPYPDHPDRFEYWQLQCRNGLTGRCYWEVEWSGEVHVSVSYRGIRRRGLSDECWFGGNDQSWSLSCSDDGYSIWHNNRETFIPLPISNRVAVYVDCPAGILSFYRVSSDSLIHLHTFNTTFTEPLYPGFWLWSFDSSVSLCSL from the exons GATCCATCAGCAGAGACCAGCATCTCCTGAACCCAGCTGTGTGTCCATGAAGAGTAATCTGTCCATGATTGATCCCATTGAGTTCAAAAATGGACACCAGTCTGTTGTTGAAAG GATTCAACAGCAAAGACCAGCCTCTCCTGAACCCAGCTGTGTGTCCATGAAGACTGACCAGTCTATGCGTGAACCCATTGAATTCAAACATGGACACCAGTCTGTTGATGAAAG CGTTAACCAGCAGAGTTCAGAGGATCTCAGAGGTCAGTCTGTCCCTCAGCATCAAACAGATCTGGACTCCATATTAATG ctgctggaggagaacATTATCAGTTTTGTGAAGAATGAGATGAAGAAGATTCAGAAGGTTTTGAGTCCAGATTACCCAGAATGCTTAGAGagtcagagggaggaggaggagttggagggtgaggatgaagagcagaggaggagcagcagagagtCATTTCTGAAGATCACACTACACTTCCTGAGGAGAATGAATCAGGAGGAGCTGGCTGACTGTCTGCAGAGCA GAACCATTATTCTGATGTGTCGACAACAACTCAAGTCCAACCTGAAGAAAAagttccagtgtgtgtttgaggggATCGCTAAAGCAGGAAACCCAACCCTTCTGAATCAGATCTACACAGAGCTCTACATCACAGAGGGAGGGACTGCAGAGGTCAATGATGAACATGAGGTCAGACAGATTGAAACAACATCCAGGAAAccagacagagcagaaacaaccaTCAGACAAGAAGACATCTTTAAAGGCTCACCTGGAAGAGATGAACCAATCAGAACAGTGATGACAAAGGGAGTGGCTGGCATTGGGAAAACTGTCTTAACACAGAAGTTCACTCTGGACTGGGCTGAAGACAAAACCAACCAGGACATCTACTTCACATTTCCATTTACTTTCAGAgagctgaatgtgctgaaagagaAAAAGTACAGTTTGGTGGAACTTGTTCATCACTTCTTTACTGAAACCAAAGAAGCAGGAATCTGCAACTTTCAACACTTCCAGGTTGTGTTCATCTTTGATGGTCTGGATGAGTGTCGActtcctctggacttccacaacaatgagatcctgactgatgttacagagtccacctcagtggatgtgctgctgacaaacctCATCAGGGGGAAACTGCTTCCTTCTGCTCGCCTCTGGATAACCAcacgacctgcagcagccaatcagatccctccTGAGTGTGTTGACATGGTGACAGAGATCAGAGGGTTCACCGAcccacagaaggaggagtactTCAGGAAGAGATTCAGAGATGAGGAGCAGACCATCAGCATCATCTCCCACATCAAGACATCACGaagcctccacatcatgtgccacatcccagtcttctgctggatcactgctacagttctggaggagctgttgaaaaccagagagggaggagatctgCCCAAGACCCTGACTGAGATGTTCATCCACTTCCTGGTGGTTCAGACCAAAGTGAAGAAGGTCAAGTATGATGGAGGATCTGAGACAGATCCACACTGGAGTCCAGAGAGCAGGAAGATGATTGAGTCTCTGGGAAAACTGGCTTTTGAGCAGCTGCAGAAAGGAAACCTGATCTTCTATGAATCAGACCTGACAGAGTGTGGCATCAATATCAGAGAGGCCTCAGTGTATTCAGGAGTGTTCACACAAATCttcaaagaggagagaggactttaccaggacaaggtgttctgcttcatccatctgagtgttcaggagtttctggctgctcttCATGTCCATCAGACGTTCATCAATTCTGGTGTCAACTTGATGGAAGAACAGACAACATATTTGTTGTCTATCATCAGTGGAAACAAACCTACTCTGAAACACCTCTACCAGACAGCTGTGGACCAGGCCTTGCAGAGTCCAAATGGACACCTGGACTTGTTCCTGCGTTTCCTCCTGGGTCTTTCACTGCAGACCAATCAGAATCTCCTACGAGGCCTGctgacacagacaggaagtagctCACAGACTAATCAGAAAACAGCCGAGTACATCAAGAAGAAGCTTAATGAGAATCTGTCTACAGAGAGAAGCATCAATCTGTTCCactgtctgaatgaactgaatgaTCGTTCTCTAGTGGAGGAGATCCAACAGTCCCTGAGATCAGGACGTCTGTCCACAGATAAACTGTCTCCTGCTCAGTGGTCAGCTCTGGTCTTCATCTTACTGTCATCAGAAGAACATCTGGACGTGTTTGACCTGAAGAAATACTCTGCTTCAGAGGAGGCTCTTCTGAGGATGCTGCCAGTGATCAAAGCCTCTAATAAAGCTGT GCTGAGCAGCTGTAACCtctcagagagaagctgtgaaGTTCTGTCCTCAGTTCTCAGCTCTCAGTCCTCTAGTCTGAGAGATCTGGACCTGAGTAACAAcgacctgcaggattcaggagtgaagctgctttctgctggactgaagaGTCCACACTGTGAACTGGAATCTCTCAG TCTGTCAGGTTGTCTGGTCACAGAAGAAGGTTGTTCTActctggtctcagctctgaGCTTCAATCCCTCCCATCTGAGAGAGTTGGATCTGAGCTACAATCATCCAGGAGACTCAGGAGTGaagctgctttctgctgcagtGGAGGATCCACATTGGAGACTAGACACTGTCAG TGTGGATCATTGTGGAGAGCAGAGATTAAAACCTGGTCTGAGGAAGT atTTCTGTGAACTTGAactggacacaaacacagtaaacagaaaCCTCAAACTGTCCGACGACAACAGGAGGGTGACAGcggtgaaagaaaagcagccatATCCTGATCATCCAGACAGATTTGAATACTGGCAGCTGCAGTGTAGAAATGGTCTGACTGGTCGctgttactgggaggtggagtggAGCGGAGAGGTGCATGTATCAGTGAGTTACAGAGGAATCAGAAGGAGAGGACTCAGTGATGAGTGCTGGTTCGGAGGGAATGATCAGTCCTGGAGTCTGAGCTGCTCTGATGATGGTTACTCTATTTGGCACAATAACAGGGAAACATTCATTCCTCTTCCCATCTCTAACAGAGTAGCAGTGTATGTGGACTGTCCTGCTGGCATTCTGTCCTTCTACAGagtctcctctgactctctgatccACCTCCACACCTTCAACACCACATTCACTGAACCTCTGTATCCTGGATTCTGGTTATGGTCATTTGATTCCTCAGTGTCTCTGTGTTCTCTGTAG
- the LOC129347237 gene encoding NLR family CARD domain-containing protein 3-like, producing the protein MSNFFSSNVSSTHQGVKRQKLIRSEFSRCVSAMNQCEDREEGVPPSETTLCGEHENQTKAQRTKQQNRPGSPVPSCVSMKSDRSMRDPIEFKGGHQAVHGGNHQQRPASCEPSLVSMKSYQSMREPIKLKDGHQTVNESVNQQSSEDLRGQSVPQHQTDLDSILMFQCQQQLKSNLKKKFQCVFEVIAKAGNPTLLNQIYTELYITEGGTAEVNDEHEVRQIETTSRKPDRAETTIRQEDIFKGSPGRDEPIRTVMTKGVAGIGKTVLTQKFTLDWAEDKTNQDIHFTFPFTFRELNVLKEKKYSLVELVHLFFTETKEAGICNFQHFQVVFIFDGLDECRLPLDFHNNEILTDVTESTSVDVLLTNLIRGKLLPSARLWITTRPAAANQIPPECVDMVTEIRGFNDPQKEEYFRKRFRDEEQAISIISHIKTSRSLHIMCHIPVFCWITATVLEELLKTRERGDLPKTLTEMFIHFLVIQTKVKKVKYDGGSETDPHWSPESRKMIESLGKLAFEQLQKGNLIFYESDLTECGIDIREASVYSGVFTQIFKEERGLYQDKVFCFVHLSVQEFLAALHVHQTFINSGVNLMEEQTTSCSFGILKNKSSLKHLYQTAVDQALQSPNGHLDLFLRFLLGLSLQTNQNLLRGLLTQTGSSSKTKQKTVQYIKKKLSENLSAERSINLFHCLNELNDRSLVEEIQQSLRSGRLSTDKLSPAQWSALVFILLSSEEHLDVFDLKKYSASEEALLRMLPVVKVSSKALLSSCNLSERSCEALSSVLSSQSSSLKDLDLSNNDLQDSGVKLLSAGLTSPHCELETLSLSGCLVSEEGCSSLVSALSFNPSHLGELDLSYNHPGDSGVKLLSAAVEDPHRRLDTVSVDHCGEQRLKPGVMKYFSELELDTNSVNRNLKLSDNNKKVMLVEEEQPYPDHPDRFDSWNQLLCKNGLTDRCYWEVEWRGEVHVSVSYRGIRRKGNSLDSRFGGNDKSWSLFCYDNGYSLCHKDMVTSISSSSISNRVAVYVDCPAGILSFYRVSSDSLIHLHTFNTTFTEPLYPGFGFTSWCSVLSGSSVSL; encoded by the exons ATGAGCAACTTCTTCTCTTCTAATGTTTCCTCGACACATCAAGGTGTAAAGCGTCAGAAGTTGATCCGAAGTGAGTTCAGCAG gtgTGTCTCTGCTATGAATCAgtgtgaggacagagaggagggagttCCTCCCTCTGAAACCACTCTGTGTGGGGAACATGAGAACCAGACCAAAGCTCAGAG aacaaagcagcagaacagaCCTGGTTCTCCTGTTCCCAGCTGTGTGTCCATGAAGAGTGACCGGTCTATGCGCGATCCCATTGAGTTCAAAGGTGGACACCAGGCTGTTCATGGAGG GAACCATCAGCAAAGACCAGCATCTTGTGAACCCAGCCTTGTGTCTATGAAGAGTTACCAATCTATGCGTGAACCCATTAAATTGAAAGATGGACACCAGACTGTTAATGAAAG TGTTAACCAGCAGAGTTCAGAGGATCTCAGAGGTCAGTCTGTCCCTCAGCATCAAACAGATCTGGACTCCATATTAATG TTTCAGTGCCAACAACAACTCAAGTCCAACCTGAAGAAGAagttccagtgtgtgtttgaggtgaTCGCTAAAGCAGGAAACCCAACTCTTCTGAATCAGATCTACACAGAGCTCTACATCACAGAGGGAGGGACTGCAGAGGTCAATGATGAACATGAGGTCAGACAGATTGAAACAACATCCAGGAAAccagacagagcagaaacaaccaTCAGACAGGAAGACATCTTTAAAGGCTCACCTGGAAGAGATGAACCAATCAGAACAGTGATGACAAAGGGAGTGGCTGGCATTGGGAAAACTGTCTTAACACAGAAGTTCACTCTGGACTGGGCTGAAGACAAAACCAACCAGGACATCCACTTCACATTTCCATTCACTTTCAGAgagctgaatgtgctgaaagagaAAAAGTACAGTTTGGTGGAACTTGTTCATCTCTTCTTTACTGAAACCAAAGAAGCAGGAATCTGCAACTTTCAGCACTTCCAGGTTGTGTTCATCTTTGATGGTCTGGATGAGTGTCGActtcctctggacttccacaacaatgagatcctgactgatgttacagagtccacctcagtggatgtgctgctgacaaacctCATCAGGGGGAAACTGCTTCCTTCTGCTCGCCTCTGGATAACCAcacgacctgcagcagccaatcagatccctccTGAGTGTGTTGACATGGTGACAGAGATCAGAGGGTTCAATGAcccacagaaggaggagtactTCAGGAAGAGATTCAGAGATGAGGAGCAGGCCATCAGCATCATCTCCCACATCAAGACATCACGaagcctccacatcatgtgccacatcccagtcttctgctggatcactgctacagttctggaggagctgttgaaaaccagagagagaggagatCTGCCCAAGACCCTGACTGAGATGTTCATCCACTTCCTGGTCATTCAGACCAAAGTGAAGAAGGTCAAGTATGATGGAGGATCTGAGACAGATCCACACTGGAGTCCAGAGAGCAGGAAGATGATTGAGTCTCTGGGAAAACTGGCTTTTGAACAGCTGCAGAAAGGAAACCTGATCTTCTATGAATCAGACCTGACAGAGTGTGGCATCGATATCAGAGAGGCCTCAGTGTATTCAGGAGTGTTCACACAGATCttcaaagaggagagaggactttaccaggacaaggtgttctgcttcgtccatctgagtgttcaggagtttctggctgctcttCATGTCCATCAGACTTTCATCAACTCTGGTGTCAACCTGATGGAAGAACAGACAACATCTTGTTCATTTGGCAtcttgaaaaacaaatcttcaCTAAAACATCTCTACCAGACAGCTGTGGACCAGGCCTTGCAGAGTCCAAATGGACACCTGGACTTATTCCTGCGCTTCCTCCTGGGTCTTTCACTGCAGACCAATCAGAATCTCCTACGAGGCCTGctgacacagacaggaagtagctcaaagaccaaacaaaaaacagtccaGTACATCAAGAAGAAGCTCAGTGAGAAtctgtctgcagagagaagcatCAATCTGTTTCactgtctgaatgaactgaatgaTCGTTCTCTAGTGGAGGAGATCCAACAGTCCCTGAGATCAGGACGTCTGTCCACAGATAAACTGTCTCCTGCTCAGTGGTCAGCTCTGGTCTTCATCTTATTGTCATCAGAAGAACATCTGGATGTGTTTGACCTGAAGAAATATTCTGCTTCAGAGGAGGCTCTTCTGAGGATGCTGCCAGTGGTCAAAGTCTCCAGCAAAGCTCT GCTGAGCAGCTGTAACCTCTCAGAGAGAAGTTGTGAAGCTCTGTCCTCAGTTCTCAGCTCTCAGTCTTCTAGTCTGAAAGATCTGGACCTGAGTAACAAcgacctgcaggattcaggagtgaagCTGCTTTCTGCTGGACTGACGAGTCCACACTGTGAACTGGAAACTCTCAG TCTGTCAGGTTGTCTGGTCTCAGAAGAAGGTTGTTCttctctggtctcagctctgaGCTTCAATCCCTCCCATCTGGGGGAGTTGGATCTGAGCTACAATCATCCAGGAGACTCAGGAGTGaagctgctttctgctgcagtGGAGGATCCACACAGAAGACTAGACACTGTCAG TGTGGATCATTGTGGAGAACAGAGATTAAAACCTGGTGTGATGAAGT ATTTCTCTGAACTTGAATTGGACACAAACTCAGTGAACAGAAACCTCAAACTATCTGACAACAACAAGAAGGTGATGCTGGTGGAGGAAGAGCAGCCATATCCTGATCATCCAGACAGATTTGACAGCTGGAATCAGCTGCTGTGTAAAAATGGTCTGACCGATCGctgttactgggaggtggagtggagaggagaggtACATGTATCAGTGAGTTACAGAGGAATCAGAAGGAAAGGAAACAGTCTTGACAGTAGGTTTGGAGGGAATGATAAGTCCTGGAGTCTCTTTTGTTATGATAATGGTTACTCTCTCTGCCACAAAGACATGGTAacatccatctcctcctcctccatctctaaCAGAGTAGCAGTGTATGTGGACTGTCCTGCTGGCATTCTGTCCTTCTACAGAGTCTCCTCTGATTCTCTGATCCACCTCCACACCTTCAACACCACATTCACTGAACCTCTGTATCCTGGATTTGGGTTTACATCTTGGTGTTCAGTGTTGTCTGGTTCTTCAGTGTCTCTGTAG